Below is a genomic region from Billgrantia tianxiuensis.
GTTCGTCCTGGTGTCCCAGGATCACCCCGCCGGCGTCCCTTACCCAGGCATGAGCCTTGAAGGTGGGGCGGCGCTGGGCATCCTGCTCTGTCAGGGTGCCCAGCACCAGGCAGGAAGATATCCGTCGCCGATGCATCATCCACTGAGCCGCCATGGCCAGCATGAGGCAGGTAAATGGCTCACCCATGCGCGAATTGAGGGCTCTTATCGACCAGCAGATCTCAAGCGCTCGAGAATCGCGATCGACGGCGTCCAGTTCAACCTCCCCCGCTGCCTGGTGGCCCAACCAGCGCGACCAGAAGCGAAACGGCAGGCCGCGAACCAACACCCAGGCCAAGGCCAACCACAGGGAACTCTCCAGTAGCAGAGCCTTGCGATGCCAAGGCAAGCGAACGAAACGGCGGAGGGTCTTCAACATGGTGAGTTCCATCGACGTACTTGTCACAAGCGTAGTCGAGAAACCCAACTCAGCGAAAAGCCCTCCGCCGCGGATCAATGCTGCCTGACATCAACCATCAAAG
It encodes:
- a CDS encoding lasso peptide biosynthesis B2 protein, producing the protein MLKTLRRFVRLPWHRKALLLESSLWLALAWVLVRGLPFRFWSRWLGHQAAGEVELDAVDRDSRALEICWSIRALNSRMGEPFTCLMLAMAAQWMMHRRRISSCLVLGTLTEQDAQRRPTFKAHAWVRDAGGVILGHQDEPYVALSSFVRCYPVRERAA